One segment of Falco peregrinus isolate bFalPer1 chromosome 4, bFalPer1.pri, whole genome shotgun sequence DNA contains the following:
- the RDX gene encoding radixin yields the protein MPKPINVRVTTMDAELEFAIQPNTTGKQLFDQVVKTVGLREVWFFGLQYVDSKGYSTWLKLNKKVTQQDVRKENPLQFKFRAKFFPEDVSEELIQEITQRLFFLQVKEAILNDEIYCPPETAVLLASYAVQSKYGDYSKEIHKLGYLANDRLLPQRVLEQHKLTKEQWEERIQNWHEEHRGMLREDSMMEYLKIAQDLEMYGVNYFEIKNKKGTELWLGVDALGLNIYEHDDKLTPKIGFPWSEIRNISFNDKKFVIKPIDKKAPDFVFYAPRLRINKRILALCMGNHELYMRRRKPDTIEVQQMKAQAREEKHQKQLERAQLENEKKKREMAEKEKERIEREKEELMERLRQIEEQTMKAQKELEEQTRRALELDQERKRAKEEAERLEKERRAAEEAKAALAKQAADQMKNQEQLAAELAEFTAKIALLEEAKKKKEEEASEWQHKAFAAQEDLEKTKEELKSVMSAPPPPPPPPVIPPTENEHDEHDENNAEASAELSSDGVMNHRSEEERVTETQKNERVKKQLQALSSELAQARDETKKTQNDVLHAENVKAGRDKYKTLRQIRQGNTKQRIDEFEAM from the exons atcAATGTCAGAGTAACCACAATGGATGCAGAGTTGGAATTTGCCATCCAGCCCAATACAACAGGCAAGCAGCTCTTTGATCAG GTGGTGAAAACTGTTGGTCTACGTGAGGTCTGGTTTTTTGGGCTACAGTATGTGGACAGCAAAGGCTACTCAACTTGGCTGAAGCTAAATAAAAAG GTAACACAGCAAGatgtaaggaaagaaaaccctTTGCAGTTTAAATTCAGGGCCAAGTTTTTTCCAGAGGATGTATCTGAAGAGTTAATTCAGGAAATAACTCAGAGACTTTTCTTCCTGCAAGTCAAAGAAGCGATCTTAAATGATGAAATATATTGCCCACCAGAAACCGCAGTTCTTCTGGCTTCTTATGCTGTCCAGTCCAAGTATGGAGATTACAGTAAGGAGATACATAAACTAGGCTACCTAGCGAATGACAGACTTCTCCCTCAGCG GGTGTTAGAACAGCACAAACTGACAAAAGAACAGTGGGAAGAAAGGATACAAAACTGGCACGAAGAGCACAGAGGAATGTTAAG GGAAGATTCTATGATGGAATACCTTAAGATAGCACAAGACTTGGAAATGTATGGAGTCaactattttgaaataaagaataaaaaaggaactGAATTGTGGCTAGGAGTTGATGCTTTGGGTCTGAATATTTATGAGCATGATGATAA gCTGACACCCAAGATTGGTTTCCCTTGGAGTGAAATAAGAAACATCTCTTTTAACGACAAAAAATTTGTCATAAAGCCAATTGACAAAAAGGCCCCT gattttgttttttatgcACCCCGACTGAGAATTAACAAGCGAATTTTGGCACTGTGTATGGGAAATCATGAATTGTacatgaggaggaggaaaccTGATACAATTGAAGTGCAACAGATGAAGGCCCAAGCTAGAGAGGAGAAACATCAGAAACAATTGGAAAG ggcacaattagaaaatgagaagaaaaagagggagatggcagaaaaagaaaaggaaagaatagagcgtgaaaaggaagaattaatGGAACGCTTAAGACAAATCGAGGAACAAACAATGAAAGCTCAGAAAG AGCTAGAGGAGCAGACTAGGAGAGCTCTAGAACTGGATCAAGAACGAAAGCGTGCAAAAGAGGAAGCAGAGCGGCTGGAAAAAGAGCGTCGAGCAGCTGAGGAAGCTAAAGCTGCTCTAGCCAAGCAGGCAGCTGATCAGATGAAGAACCAGGAGCAGCTA gCAGCAGAACTTGCTGAATTCACTGCCAAGATTGCACTTCTAGAGgaggccaagaaaaaaaaagaagaggaagccTCAGAATGGCAGCACAAA GCTTTTGCAGCACAAGAGGActtggaaaaaaccaaagaagaaCTGAAATCTGTGATgtctgctcctcctccacctcctcccccgCCAGTTATTCCTCCAACAGAGAATGAACATGATGAACATGATGAGAACAATGCTGAAGCCAGTGCAGAACTGTCTTCTGATGGTGTCATGAATCACAGGAGTGAGGAAGAACGGgtaacagaaacacagaaaaatgaacgTGTTAAGAAACAGCTCCAG GCTTTAAGTTCTGAGTTGGCTCAAGCCAGAGATGaaaccaagaaaacacaaaatgatGTCCTTCATGCTGAGAATGTTAAAGCAGGCCGTGATAAGTACAAGACTCTTCGACAAATCCGACAAGGCAATACAAAGCAGCGTATTGATGAGTTTGAAGCAATGTGA